A single region of the Canis lupus dingo isolate Sandy chromosome 38, ASM325472v2, whole genome shotgun sequence genome encodes:
- the LOC112643069 gene encoding methylsterol monooxygenase 1-like encodes MATNESISIFSSASLAVEYVDSLSPENPLQEPFNNAWKYMLNYTKLQIATWGSLIVHEVLYILFCLPGFLFQFISFMKKYKIQKDKPETWENQWKCFKVLLFNHLCIQLPLICGTSYLTEYFNIPYDWERMPRCYMLLARCFGCVVIEDTWHYFLHRLLHHKRIYKYIHKVHHEFQAPFGMEAEYAHPLETLIFGTGFFIGIMLLCDHIILLWAWVTIHLIETMDVHSGYDIPLNPLNLIPFYAGSRHHDFHHVNFIGNYASTFTWWDRIFGTDSQFTAYNEKMKKIEKKIQYISH; translated from the coding sequence ATGGCAACAAATGAAAGTATCAGCATCTTTAGTTCAGCATCCTTGGCTGTGGAGTATGTAGATTCACTTTCACCTGAGAATCCTCTACAAGAACCATTTAACAATGCTTGGAAATATATGTTGAATTATACAAAGCTCCAGATTGCAACATGGGGATCCTTGATAGTTCATGAGGTTCTTTATATCTTGTTCTGTTTAcctggatttttgtttcaatttatatctttcatgaaaaagtacaaaattcaaaaggataAACCAGAAACATGGGAAAAccaatggaaatgttttaaagtacTTCTCTTTAATCACTTGTGTATCCAGCTTCCTTTGATCTGTGGAACTTCTTATCTTACAGAGTATTTTAATATACCTTATGATTGGGAAAGAATGCCAAGATGCTATATGCTTTTGGCAAGATGCTTTGGCTGTGTGGTGATTGAGGATACCTGGCACTATTTCCTGCATAGGCTCTTAcatcacaaaagaatatataaatatattcataaagttcATCATGAGTTTCAGGCTCCATTTGGAATGGAAGCTGAATATGCACATCCTTTGGAAACTCTGATTTTTGGAACTGGATTTTTCATTGGAATCATGCTTTTATGTGATCATATCATTCTCCTTTGGGCATGGGTGACCATTCATTTGATAGAAACTATGGATGTCCATAGTGGCTATGACATTCCTCTGAACCCTTTAAATCTGATCCCTTTCTATGCTGGTTCTCGGCATCATGATTTCCACCATGTGAACTTCATCGGAAACTATGCTTCCACATTTACATGGTGGGATAGAATTTTCGGAACAGACTCTCAGTTTACTGCCTataatgaaaagatgaagaagattGAGAAAAAGATTCAATACATATCTCATTAA